One region of Chlamydia psittaci 6BC genomic DNA includes:
- the mfd gene encoding transcription-repair coupling factor — MDFDPVNLNLSILPEITNTSVPLLIENILPGARSFLAAKFFYERKESVVMITTRSRIDDLFEDLSSFLGFPPVEFPSSEIDLSPKLVNIDAVGKRDKVLYDLYQKKAPIFCVTTLKALLEKTRSPKDTAHQHLDIQVGDVLDPDIMIDLCKNLGYRHETLASDKGEFAYRGGIIDIFPLSSPEPFRIEFWGEKIISIRPFNPSDQLSTGKVSKLSISPATKNSGTEVLSHCLLDYFDTPPAFLFDNLTLLEDDFSEISGTLSSLPNRFLPIQDLCRRAFQSQTIFFEEKNFPNVRTIKNTQVNIEVFHCDIQASRLVAPFIYPNEVIDEQENPLLGFLQKLQEYIPNKGQPFNVALYNTKAKSLKEARALIETLSQSSIHIYEKPGNLSSSFALVNERFAAISLAEFASTKVLRRQKQRNYFSVTTEEVFVPIPGETVVHLHNGIGKFIGMEKKPNHLNIETDYLVLEYADKARLYVPSDQAYLISRYVGVSDKTPDLHNLNGSKWKRSRDLSEKSLILYAEKLLQLEAQRSTTPSFIYPPHGEEVIKFEESFPYEETPDQLKAIEQIYSDMMSDKLMDRLICGDAGFGKTEVIMRAAVKAVCDGQRQVIVMVPTTILANQHYETFTQRMAGLPINIAVLSRFSEGKALKKIFEDTAQGNIDILIGTHKLINKNLEFKNPGLLIIDEEQRFGVKVKDFLKERYPTIDCLTVSATPIPRTLYMSLSGARDLSLITMPPLDRLPVSTFVLEHNEETLSAALRHELLRGGQAYVIHNRIESIFRLGNTIRNLVPEARIAVAHGQMSSDELASIFQKFKDQETNVLVATALIENGIDIPNANTILVDQADKFGMADLYQMKGRVGRWNRKAYCYFLVSHLDRLSGPAAKRLQALNKQEYGGGMKIALHDLEIRGAGNILGTDQSGHISAIGFNLYCKLLKKTVAALKNNSSPLLFNDDVKIEFPYKSRIPDTYIDLASLRIEFYQKIGGAEDAEQLDLIKEEMRDRFGPLPEEVLWLFALAHVRLFALQHNISSIKGTGNALYIQQCHGKTEQIKKTLPYSLSPTPELLVAEVLESIEKAFPLKTPR, encoded by the coding sequence ATGGATTTCGACCCAGTTAATTTAAACCTATCTATTTTACCTGAAATAACTAACACCTCTGTTCCATTACTAATAGAAAATATCCTTCCTGGGGCTCGTAGTTTCTTAGCTGCTAAGTTTTTCTACGAGAGGAAAGAGTCTGTGGTAATGATTACCACGCGCTCTCGTATTGATGATCTCTTTGAAGATCTTTCTTCATTTTTAGGATTCCCTCCTGTGGAGTTTCCTTCATCAGAAATAGACTTATCTCCAAAGCTTGTTAATATCGATGCTGTTGGGAAACGTGATAAGGTTCTTTACGATTTGTATCAGAAAAAAGCCCCTATATTTTGTGTAACAACACTAAAAGCTTTACTAGAGAAAACTCGATCACCAAAAGATACAGCTCACCAACATTTAGATATCCAAGTTGGAGATGTTCTTGATCCTGATATCATGATCGATCTATGTAAAAATTTAGGTTATCGCCATGAAACTCTTGCCAGCGATAAGGGAGAGTTTGCTTATAGAGGAGGGATTATTGATATCTTTCCTCTATCTTCTCCAGAACCTTTCCGGATAGAGTTTTGGGGAGAAAAGATCATCTCAATACGTCCTTTTAATCCATCTGATCAACTCTCAACAGGGAAAGTTTCCAAGCTGTCTATATCCCCAGCCACAAAAAATTCGGGGACAGAAGTTTTATCACACTGCCTATTGGATTATTTTGATACACCCCCAGCATTTCTCTTCGATAATTTAACCTTGTTAGAAGATGATTTCTCGGAGATTTCAGGGACGTTGTCTTCGCTACCTAACCGTTTTCTACCTATCCAAGATTTATGTCGACGTGCTTTTCAATCTCAGACGATTTTCTTTGAAGAGAAAAACTTCCCTAATGTTCGTACAATTAAAAATACCCAAGTAAACATTGAAGTCTTCCACTGCGACATTCAAGCTTCCCGACTTGTTGCTCCTTTTATCTATCCTAACGAAGTTATCGACGAACAAGAAAATCCCCTTCTTGGTTTTCTACAAAAGCTTCAAGAATATATCCCTAACAAAGGACAACCGTTTAACGTAGCCCTCTACAATACAAAAGCAAAATCTTTAAAAGAAGCTCGGGCTCTAATAGAAACGCTAAGCCAGAGCTCTATACATATCTATGAAAAACCTGGGAATCTCTCTTCTAGCTTTGCTCTTGTAAACGAAAGATTTGCTGCTATTTCCCTAGCGGAATTTGCTTCTACAAAAGTATTGCGAAGGCAAAAACAGAGAAATTATTTTTCCGTAACTACTGAAGAAGTATTCGTTCCTATTCCTGGAGAGACAGTTGTTCATTTACACAATGGTATTGGCAAATTTATCGGAATGGAAAAGAAGCCAAACCATTTAAATATTGAAACTGACTATCTAGTTCTTGAATATGCCGACAAAGCACGGCTGTATGTGCCTTCAGACCAAGCCTATCTGATTTCACGTTACGTAGGAGTTTCTGACAAAACTCCTGACCTTCATAATCTAAATGGCTCTAAATGGAAACGATCTCGAGATCTCTCTGAAAAGTCTCTTATATTATATGCTGAGAAACTCCTTCAGCTCGAAGCACAGCGTTCCACGACTCCTTCATTTATTTATCCTCCCCATGGAGAAGAGGTAATTAAATTCGAAGAGAGCTTTCCTTATGAAGAAACTCCAGATCAATTGAAAGCGATTGAGCAAATCTATTCCGATATGATGTCCGATAAGCTCATGGACCGTTTAATTTGCGGTGATGCAGGATTCGGAAAGACGGAAGTCATTATGCGAGCTGCTGTGAAAGCGGTTTGTGATGGTCAGCGACAGGTTATTGTTATGGTCCCCACAACCATTCTAGCAAATCAGCATTACGAAACTTTCACCCAACGTATGGCAGGGTTACCGATAAATATTGCTGTTCTTTCGCGCTTTTCTGAAGGGAAGGCTCTGAAAAAAATCTTTGAGGATACAGCTCAAGGCAATATTGATATTTTAATCGGCACACACAAGTTAATAAATAAAAACTTAGAATTCAAAAATCCTGGTTTATTGATTATTGATGAGGAACAACGTTTTGGTGTTAAAGTTAAAGATTTCCTCAAGGAACGTTACCCTACGATAGACTGTCTCACAGTATCAGCTACACCTATTCCGAGAACATTATACATGTCTTTGTCGGGAGCCAGGGACCTCTCTTTGATTACCATGCCTCCATTAGATAGACTGCCTGTTTCTACTTTTGTTTTAGAACACAATGAAGAAACTCTATCTGCAGCCTTACGGCACGAATTATTGCGAGGTGGTCAAGCATACGTAATTCATAATCGTATTGAGAGCATTTTTAGATTAGGGAATACAATACGGAACTTGGTACCAGAAGCACGTATTGCTGTTGCTCATGGCCAAATGTCTTCAGATGAGTTAGCTTCTATTTTTCAAAAATTTAAGGATCAAGAAACCAATGTCCTTGTAGCAACAGCACTTATAGAAAATGGTATCGATATTCCTAATGCCAATACGATTTTAGTCGACCAAGCAGATAAATTTGGCATGGCTGATCTGTATCAGATGAAAGGTCGTGTAGGAAGATGGAATAGAAAAGCTTACTGTTATTTTTTAGTTTCCCATTTAGATAGATTATCTGGTCCTGCTGCAAAACGTTTACAAGCTTTGAATAAACAAGAATATGGAGGAGGAATGAAGATCGCTCTCCATGATTTAGAAATTCGTGGCGCAGGAAATATTTTAGGAACCGATCAATCCGGGCATATCAGTGCGATTGGATTCAACCTCTACTGTAAGTTATTGAAAAAAACGGTTGCTGCTTTAAAGAACAACTCTTCTCCTTTATTATTCAACGATGATGTAAAAATAGAGTTTCCTTATAAATCCCGCATACCTGATACCTATATAGATTTGGCGTCTCTGCGTATAGAATTTTACCAGAAAATCGGTGGTGCTGAAGATGCCGAACAGTTAGATTTGATAAAAGAAGAGATGCGCGATCGCTTCGGGCCTCTACCCGAAGAGGTCTTATGGTTATTTGCATTAGCTCACGTACGTCTATTTGCTCTACAACACAATATTTCTAGCATTAAAGGTACGGGGAATGCTTTGTATATTCAACAATGTCATGGAAAAACCGAGCAAATAAAGAAAACATTACCCTATTCTTTATCTCCCACCCCAGAACTCCTGGTAGCTGAAGTGTTAGAATCTATAGAGAAAGCATTTCCTCTAAAAACCCCTCGTTAA
- the hemE gene encoding uroporphyrinogen decarboxylase: MSKFYDVIKPQASRPPVWFLRQVGRYMPQYRELKGSQTLKAFFHNTDAITEATLLGPSLLKVDAAILFADILSLLDGFNISYDFAPGPQISFSPEEELVFTKDPQDTFSYLLEAIKNLVKRLSVPLIAFAASPFTMACYLLDGGASKDFPRTMAFLYQHPKRFDALLKQLAEGTVIYLKEQIHAGASAIQLFESSSLRLPSALFSRYVTLPNTQLIAQLKNHVSSPISLFCRCFDENFIDLYSTGADTLHPDYHVNLSKIYTSVTDPGSLQGNIDPALFLLPQDQFLNHLEKYLSVLKHQPKYIFNSGHGILPETPLENVQAAVLCLTSISTS, encoded by the coding sequence ATGTCGAAATTTTACGACGTGATAAAACCCCAAGCCTCACGTCCACCTGTATGGTTTTTACGGCAAGTAGGCAGATACATGCCTCAATATAGAGAACTCAAAGGTTCTCAAACATTGAAAGCTTTTTTTCACAATACAGATGCTATTACAGAAGCCACCCTTTTAGGGCCAAGCCTACTAAAAGTAGATGCTGCCATTCTCTTCGCGGATATTCTTTCGCTATTAGATGGCTTCAATATCTCTTATGATTTTGCTCCAGGCCCGCAAATCTCTTTTTCTCCTGAAGAAGAACTCGTTTTTACAAAAGACCCTCAAGACACGTTTTCCTACCTTCTTGAAGCCATCAAGAATCTCGTCAAACGTTTATCAGTTCCTCTCATTGCATTTGCTGCGTCTCCCTTCACCATGGCGTGTTACCTTTTAGACGGCGGAGCTTCTAAAGATTTTCCAAGAACTATGGCGTTCTTGTATCAGCACCCCAAGAGGTTCGATGCGCTGCTTAAGCAATTAGCGGAAGGTACGGTCATTTATCTTAAAGAACAAATCCACGCAGGAGCTTCAGCTATTCAGTTATTTGAATCTTCTAGCTTACGTTTACCCTCAGCCTTATTTTCTCGTTATGTGACACTACCAAATACCCAACTCATCGCTCAGTTAAAAAATCATGTTTCCTCTCCAATAAGTTTATTTTGCCGTTGTTTTGATGAAAACTTTATAGATCTCTATTCTACGGGAGCGGATACTCTACATCCTGACTACCATGTCAACCTTAGTAAGATCTATACATCAGTTACAGATCCAGGATCTTTACAAGGAAATATTGATCCCGCCTTATTTCTACTTCCTCAAGATCAGTTTCTAAACCACCTTGAAAAGTACCTCTCTGTTTTAAAACATCAACCTAAGTACATTTTCAATTCAGGGCATGGTATTCTTCCTGAAACTCCTTTAGAAAACGTTCAAGCTGCGGTATTATGTTTAACGTCAATTTCAACTTCTTAG
- the hemN gene encoding oxygen-independent coproporphyrinogen III oxidase → MFNVNFNFLEGLHQPAPRYTSYPTALEWEESDADPAYLAFKYLQKDNSPLSLYFHIPFCQSMCLYCGCSVVINRREDIVEKYIDTLIKEMEYVHTLLGGRRKTSRIHFGGGTPSRLSRKLFETLFSHIHRLFDLSEAEEIAIEFDPRSLRDDDKKAEFIQSLGFNRVSLGVQDTQAAVQEAVRRRQSHEESLYAYEKFRELGFESINIDLIYGLPKQTKLTFTQTIADILHMRPDRLALFSFASVPWIKPHQKAMKESDMPSMEEKFAIYSYARHTLTKAGYQAIGLDHFSLPEDPLSIAFKNKTLIRNFQGYSLPPEEDLIGLGMSSTSFIRGIYLQNAKTLESYHEKILSGSLATVKSKILSEDDKIRKWVIHKLMCTFVVSKEEFTQLFGYCFDEYFSESQERISSMVTTGLIQNSSSLLTVTPLGELFVRVIATAFDAYFLKTVSSNPRFSRSI, encoded by the coding sequence ATGTTTAACGTCAATTTCAACTTCTTAGAAGGTCTTCACCAACCTGCACCGAGATACACAAGCTATCCAACAGCTCTCGAATGGGAGGAATCTGATGCAGATCCTGCCTACCTTGCTTTTAAGTATCTTCAAAAAGATAACAGCCCTTTATCCCTGTACTTTCATATTCCCTTTTGCCAGTCGATGTGTCTGTATTGTGGATGTTCTGTAGTAATCAACCGTCGCGAAGATATTGTAGAAAAGTATATTGATACGCTGATTAAGGAAATGGAGTATGTCCATACGCTCTTAGGAGGAAGACGGAAAACTTCACGGATCCATTTCGGAGGAGGCACTCCAAGCAGGTTATCCAGAAAACTCTTTGAAACACTTTTTTCTCATATCCATCGTTTATTTGATCTTTCCGAAGCTGAGGAAATTGCTATTGAATTTGATCCCCGTTCTTTGAGGGACGATGATAAAAAAGCAGAATTTATCCAGTCTCTAGGATTTAATCGTGTGAGCTTAGGAGTCCAAGATACCCAAGCTGCTGTTCAAGAAGCTGTACGGCGTCGTCAAAGTCATGAAGAGTCACTTTATGCTTATGAAAAATTCCGTGAGTTAGGTTTTGAAAGCATAAATATAGATCTAATTTACGGTCTTCCAAAACAAACTAAGTTAACATTTACTCAAACGATTGCTGATATTTTACACATGCGGCCTGACCGCTTAGCGTTATTTTCATTTGCTTCTGTTCCATGGATAAAACCTCATCAAAAAGCTATGAAAGAAAGCGATATGCCCTCTATGGAGGAAAAATTCGCCATATATTCTTATGCTCGACATACGTTAACGAAAGCAGGTTACCAAGCCATTGGATTAGATCATTTTTCTCTACCTGAAGACCCATTAAGCATAGCGTTTAAAAACAAAACTTTGATTCGGAATTTTCAAGGCTACTCTTTACCTCCTGAAGAGGATCTTATCGGGTTGGGAATGTCATCAACAAGCTTTATCCGTGGTATATATTTACAAAATGCCAAAACTCTAGAATCTTACCATGAGAAAATCCTTTCAGGCTCTCTAGCTACAGTGAAAAGTAAAATTCTTTCAGAAGATGATAAAATAAGAAAATGGGTAATTCATAAACTCATGTGTACTTTTGTAGTATCAAAAGAAGAATTCACCCAGCTTTTCGGTTATTGTTTTGATGAGTATTTTTCCGAAAGTCAAGAACGGATAAGTAGCATGGTAACTACAGGATTAATTCAAAACAGTTCATCTCTTCTTACCGTAACACCATTAGGAGAGCTGTTTGTACGTGTAATTGCTACAGCATTTGATGCATATTTCTTAAAAACTGTTTCTTCAAATCCTAGGTTTTCAAGATCCATATGA
- a CDS encoding protoporphyrinogen oxidase: MKKAIIIGAGISGLSTAWWLHRKFPNSELVIIDKADRPGGLIYSDYQKNFALDLGPKGFLVRGEGQYTLGLIRDLQLEEALIVSDKTAKKRFIRYKGKTRKVSPWTLIKEGLPFAIIKDLFASRYTKDSSVYDFLSRHSTINLIHNVLNPVVTAIRAGHSHLLSAHMAFPSLSQREAKTGSILRSFLKEPSKKKTSGAPYLASLRPNLGILIDTLVKKLPATWKFSSPVTKIECFPSQVVVSTTQETFSGDLAIYTGATSLLPSLINIPGLQQLANKTLHWDLSCATLGWNRDMPSIPKGYGMLFSDEPPLLGIVYNSRVFPNQMPGKTVLSLLLENRWHQEEAFAFSLAAISEYLGISTKPDVFSLFSPEEGLPQHGVGFLEMKNQILPVLPHNLKIVGQNFSGPGLNRCVASAYQTVAAI, encoded by the coding sequence ATGAAAAAAGCCATTATCATAGGCGCAGGAATTTCAGGGTTATCCACAGCGTGGTGGTTACATAGGAAATTCCCCAATAGCGAACTTGTAATTATAGATAAGGCAGATCGACCTGGTGGGCTTATCTACTCAGATTACCAAAAGAATTTTGCCTTGGATCTCGGGCCTAAAGGTTTTCTAGTACGTGGTGAGGGACAGTATACCCTCGGATTAATTCGTGATTTACAACTGGAAGAGGCTCTCATTGTTAGTGATAAAACCGCGAAAAAACGTTTTATACGTTACAAAGGGAAAACACGAAAAGTCTCCCCATGGACATTAATAAAAGAAGGTTTGCCTTTCGCTATCATCAAAGATCTCTTTGCCTCCCGCTATACAAAAGATAGCTCTGTATATGATTTCCTAAGTCGCCATAGCACAATAAATCTTATTCACAATGTATTAAATCCTGTTGTTACCGCAATTCGTGCAGGACACAGTCATCTACTTTCTGCTCATATGGCCTTCCCTTCCCTTTCTCAACGCGAAGCAAAAACAGGATCCATTTTACGCAGCTTCTTAAAAGAACCTTCGAAGAAAAAAACATCCGGAGCTCCTTATCTAGCTTCGCTACGTCCCAATCTAGGCATCCTCATTGATACTTTAGTAAAAAAACTACCCGCAACGTGGAAGTTTTCTTCTCCTGTTACAAAGATCGAGTGTTTCCCATCCCAGGTTGTCGTATCCACTACACAAGAAACATTCTCAGGAGATCTAGCAATATATACGGGGGCCACGTCTCTACTTCCTTCTCTTATTAATATTCCAGGACTGCAACAGCTTGCGAATAAAACTCTTCATTGGGATCTCTCGTGTGCAACATTGGGGTGGAATAGGGATATGCCTTCTATCCCTAAAGGTTATGGTATGCTGTTCTCTGACGAACCACCGTTATTAGGTATTGTCTATAACTCACGAGTCTTCCCTAACCAGATGCCTGGGAAAACAGTTCTATCATTACTATTAGAAAACCGCTGGCATCAAGAAGAAGCTTTCGCTTTTTCTTTAGCAGCGATTTCTGAGTATTTAGGGATTTCTACAAAACCCGATGTATTTTCATTATTTTCCCCAGAAGAAGGTCTACCTCAACACGGCGTAGGGTTTTTAGAAATGAAAAATCAGATACTCCCTGTACTTCCTCATAATCTAAAAATTGTCGGGCAAAACTTCTCTGGTCCAGGATTAAACAGATGTGTAGCCTCAGCCTATCAGACTGTTGCTGCTATCTAA
- a CDS encoding histone, whose amino-acid sequence MALKDTAKKMRDLLESIQRDLDKAERGNKAAAQRVRTDSIKLEKVAKVYRKESIKAEKSGLMTRKPATKAKKAAATKKAASKPKAKAKPKVQAKAAPKAKAPAKKIPAKAKAKKSSKSRSLRK is encoded by the coding sequence ATGGCGCTAAAAGATACGGCAAAAAAAATGAGAGATCTGTTGGAAAGTATCCAACGTGACTTAGACAAGGCCGAAAGAGGAAATAAAGCAGCAGCTCAACGAGTACGTACGGACTCTATCAAGCTAGAAAAAGTTGCTAAAGTATATAGAAAAGAATCAATCAAAGCTGAAAAGTCTGGCTTGATGACTCGCAAGCCTGCGACAAAAGCGAAAAAGGCTGCTGCCACTAAAAAAGCAGCATCTAAGCCTAAAGCAAAAGCTAAGCCAAAAGTACAAGCTAAAGCTGCCCCTAAAGCTAAAGCCCCTGCAAAAAAGATTCCAGCTAAAGCAAAAGCTAAAAAAAGCTCTAAATCTCGCTCCCTAAGAAAATAG
- the rlmD gene encoding 23S rRNA (uracil(1939)-C(5))-methyltransferase RlmD has product MLTVANCKHFGICGGCSSPHSAYSDSLKAKERILHELFAPIFPASDILPIIPCHPLLRGRNKMEFSFFQTKEGEKSLGFITPTKPKQGIPITECLMIHEHAMDILEITRTWWKHHPEITAYYPPFNKGSLCTLTVRIGSPEHTLMVILTTSAREEYAVDKKIIEEWKNMLIHSDLPIVSIVWEERVSAKSVPTYFRSNLLYGEAFIKQKLSLPKDGNSAVFHVRPRSFFQPQTLQGAKIIEIAKEFMDPQGSETLLDLYCGAGTIGIMLSKYVKKVIGVEIVPDAVDSAKENILINKKESLIEVHLEDVKTFCKRHQDHPAPDVAIIDPPRCGMQNKVLKYLIRISPKKIIYISCNPKIQFEECCSLISAGYRIKKVQPLDQFPHSPHLENIILLEREGNL; this is encoded by the coding sequence ATGCTTACAGTCGCCAATTGTAAACACTTTGGCATTTGCGGCGGGTGTTCCTCGCCTCACTCTGCCTACTCCGATTCTTTAAAAGCTAAAGAACGTATCTTACACGAGCTCTTTGCTCCTATTTTCCCTGCTTCAGATATTCTACCTATCATTCCATGCCATCCTCTTTTGCGGGGAAGAAATAAAATGGAATTTTCTTTTTTCCAAACTAAAGAGGGTGAGAAAAGTCTAGGATTCATTACGCCTACAAAACCGAAACAAGGCATTCCCATTACAGAATGTCTTATGATTCATGAACATGCAATGGATATTCTAGAGATCACACGCACATGGTGGAAACATCATCCTGAGATTACAGCTTACTATCCTCCCTTCAATAAAGGCTCTCTGTGCACCTTAACTGTACGCATTGGCAGCCCTGAACACACGCTCATGGTCATTCTCACAACATCTGCAAGAGAAGAATATGCCGTCGATAAAAAGATTATTGAAGAATGGAAAAATATGCTGATACATTCCGATCTTCCCATTGTTTCTATTGTATGGGAAGAACGCGTCAGCGCGAAAAGCGTTCCTACCTACTTCCGCTCTAACCTACTTTACGGAGAAGCATTTATTAAACAAAAGTTAAGCTTACCTAAAGATGGAAATTCCGCGGTATTTCATGTGCGGCCGAGAAGCTTCTTTCAACCACAAACTCTCCAGGGAGCAAAAATCATAGAAATTGCCAAAGAGTTTATGGATCCACAAGGATCCGAAACACTCTTAGATCTCTATTGTGGTGCGGGAACTATAGGGATTATGCTTTCTAAATATGTAAAAAAAGTTATAGGAGTAGAAATTGTCCCTGACGCTGTAGACTCCGCAAAAGAAAATATCTTAATAAATAAAAAAGAAAGTCTCATTGAAGTACATCTAGAAGATGTAAAAACTTTCTGTAAACGGCATCAAGATCATCCTGCTCCTGACGTTGCTATCATTGATCCTCCACGCTGTGGTATGCAAAACAAAGTACTGAAATACTTAATCAGAATCTCTCCTAAAAAAATCATTTATATCTCATGTAACCCAAAAATACAGTTTGAGGAGTGTTGTAGCTTAATTTCTGCAGGTTACCGTATAAAGAAAGTACAGCCTTTAGATCAATTTCCTCATTCTCCGCATTTAGAAAATATTATTTTATTAGAAAGAGAAGGCAACCTCTAG
- the yajC gene encoding preprotein translocase subunit YajC, whose translation MLSRLFTCFLFLLSSSSLLADEDGSQVKSTFAQPAVMLGIAILFFYFILWRPEQKRRKAMEKRKNELAKGDKVTAMGILGTIDEIREHTVILSITSGKIEILKAAISEILKPDGTKA comes from the coding sequence ATGTTATCTCGTTTATTCACGTGTTTTTTATTTCTTTTGAGCTCATCCTCTCTCTTAGCAGATGAAGACGGCTCTCAAGTAAAAAGTACTTTTGCTCAACCCGCTGTAATGCTTGGCATTGCTATTTTGTTCTTTTACTTCATTTTATGGCGCCCAGAACAAAAACGCAGAAAAGCGATGGAAAAACGCAAAAATGAACTTGCAAAAGGCGACAAAGTTACTGCCATGGGGATTTTAGGAACTATTGATGAAATCCGAGAACACACCGTAATTTTGAGTATCACCTCTGGAAAAATCGAGATACTGAAAGCAGCTATTTCTGAAATTCTGAAGCCAGATGGGACTAAAGCATAA
- the nqrF gene encoding NADH:ubiquinone reductase (Na(+)-transporting) subunit F produces MTWLSGLYFISIASVVFCVIGLILSGIILIARKFLVKIHPCKLKINDDDSLTKTVDSGRTLLSSLLDSGIPIPSPCGGKATCKQCKVKIVKNADQPLETDRATFSKQQLEQGWRLSCQTKVQHDMCLEIEERYLHASSWEGTVVSNDNVATFIKELVVSIDPAHPIPFKPGGYLQIRVPAYKTNTSAWKQTMAPEYHSDWERFNLFGRIIDNSLLEPDSANKAYSLASYPAELPIIKFNVRIATPPFINNAPNPGIPWGVCSSYIFSLQPGDKITVSGPYGESFMKENNRPLIFLIGGAGSSFGRSHILDLLLDKHSTREITLWYGARSLKENIYQEEYEKLDKDFPNFHYHLVLSEPLPEDIAAGWDKDDPEKTNFLFQAFELGQLSKLSNPEDYLYYVCGPPLHNSSILKLLENYGVERSSIILDDFGS; encoded by the coding sequence ATGACTTGGCTTTCAGGCCTATATTTTATCAGCATTGCTAGTGTAGTATTTTGTGTTATAGGTTTGATACTTTCTGGAATCATTCTTATTGCTCGTAAATTTCTAGTTAAAATTCATCCTTGCAAGCTAAAAATTAATGATGACGACTCCCTTACAAAAACTGTAGATAGCGGCCGTACCTTATTATCTTCTCTGTTAGATTCGGGTATTCCGATTCCTTCTCCATGTGGAGGTAAGGCCACTTGTAAACAATGTAAGGTAAAAATTGTTAAAAACGCCGACCAGCCACTAGAAACAGACCGCGCAACTTTTTCCAAACAACAGCTAGAACAAGGCTGGCGTCTTTCCTGCCAAACCAAAGTCCAACACGACATGTGTTTGGAAATCGAGGAACGTTATTTACATGCTTCTTCTTGGGAAGGTACGGTCGTTTCTAACGATAACGTAGCAACCTTTATAAAAGAGCTTGTTGTTTCTATTGATCCTGCACATCCTATTCCCTTTAAACCTGGGGGCTATCTACAAATTCGTGTTCCTGCATATAAAACGAATACTTCCGCTTGGAAGCAAACTATGGCTCCCGAATATCATAGTGATTGGGAACGTTTTAATTTATTTGGCCGGATTATAGATAACAGCCTTTTAGAGCCAGATTCTGCTAATAAAGCATATTCTCTAGCATCCTATCCTGCAGAACTGCCGATTATTAAATTCAATGTCCGTATTGCGACACCTCCTTTTATTAACAATGCGCCTAATCCAGGTATCCCCTGGGGAGTATGCTCATCCTATATCTTCTCGCTACAACCTGGGGACAAGATTACTGTATCTGGTCCTTATGGCGAATCCTTCATGAAAGAAAACAACCGCCCGTTAATTTTCCTAATAGGTGGCGCGGGATCTTCATTTGGTAGAAGTCATATTTTAGATCTTTTGTTGGATAAACATTCTACAAGAGAGATCACTCTGTGGTACGGAGCTCGCTCTCTAAAAGAAAATATCTATCAAGAAGAATATGAAAAATTAGATAAGGATTTTCCTAACTTCCATTACCATTTAGTGTTATCGGAGCCTCTTCCTGAAGATATTGCAGCAGGTTGGGATAAGGATGATCCTGAGAAAACGAATTTCTTATTCCAAGCTTTTGAGCTTGGTCAACTCAGCAAACTTAGCAATCCTGAAGATTATCTATACTATGTATGTGGTCCACCACTACACAACAGTAGTATCCTGAAATTACTCGAAAATTATGGAGTTGAAAGATCTTCCATAATTCTTGATGATTTTGGTAGCTAG